Proteins from a single region of Pseudomonas sp. 10S4:
- a CDS encoding branched-chain amino acid ABC transporter substrate-binding protein has product MTKATKQISKLFAAMVLAGVASHSFAADTIKIGIAGPKTGPVAQYGDMQFSGAKMAIEQINAKGGVDGKKLEAVEYDDACDPKQAVAVANKVVNDGVKFVVGHLCSSSTQPASDIYEDEGVVMITPAATSPDITARGYKMIFRTIGLDSAQGPAAGNYIADHVKPKIVAVLHDKQQYGEGIATAVKKTLESKGVKVAVFEGINAGDKDFSSIISKLKQANVDFVYYGGYHPELGLILRQSQEKGLKAKFMGPEGVGNDSISQIAKDASEGLLVTLPKSFDQDPANVALADAFKAKKEDPSGPFVFPSYSAVEVIAGGITAAKSEDPAKVAAAIHAGSFKTPTGDLSFDAKGDLKDFKFVVYEWHFGKPKTEVSPQ; this is encoded by the coding sequence ATGACTAAGGCTACTAAGCAGATTTCCAAACTGTTTGCCGCTATGGTTCTGGCCGGGGTTGCCAGCCATTCGTTCGCAGCTGACACCATCAAGATCGGTATCGCCGGCCCTAAAACCGGCCCGGTAGCCCAATACGGCGATATGCAGTTCAGTGGCGCCAAAATGGCCATCGAACAAATCAACGCCAAGGGCGGTGTCGACGGCAAGAAGCTCGAAGCCGTTGAATACGACGATGCCTGTGATCCGAAACAAGCGGTTGCTGTAGCGAACAAAGTCGTCAACGACGGCGTCAAGTTCGTGGTCGGTCACCTGTGCTCCAGCTCCACTCAACCCGCGTCCGACATTTACGAAGACGAAGGCGTGGTCATGATCACCCCGGCTGCCACCAGCCCGGACATCACCGCCCGTGGTTACAAAATGATCTTCCGTACGATCGGTCTGGACAGCGCCCAGGGCCCTGCCGCCGGTAACTACATCGCGGATCACGTCAAACCGAAAATCGTTGCTGTTCTGCACGACAAACAGCAATACGGTGAAGGCATCGCGACTGCCGTCAAGAAAACCCTCGAAAGCAAAGGCGTGAAAGTTGCCGTGTTCGAAGGCATCAACGCCGGCGACAAAGACTTCTCCTCGATCATCTCCAAGCTCAAGCAAGCCAACGTCGACTTCGTCTACTACGGCGGCTACCACCCGGAGCTGGGTCTGATCCTGCGTCAATCCCAGGAAAAAGGCCTGAAAGCCAAGTTCATGGGTCCGGAAGGCGTGGGTAACGACTCCATTTCGCAGATCGCCAAGGACGCTTCCGAAGGCCTGCTGGTGACCCTGCCGAAATCCTTCGACCAGGATCCGGCCAACGTCGCCCTGGCTGACGCGTTCAAAGCCAAGAAAGAAGATCCGAGCGGTCCGTTCGTGTTCCCTTCCTACTCGGCTGTTGAAGTCATCGCCGGTGGTATCACTGCCGCCAAGAGCGAAGACCCTGCAAAAGTGGCTGCAGCCATCCACGCAGGTTCCTTCAAGACCCCGACTGGCGACCTGAGCTTCGACGCCAAGGGCGACCTGAAAGACTTCAAGTTCGTGGTTTACGAGTGGCACTTCGGCAAACCTAAAACCGAAGTTTCGCCTCAGTAA
- a CDS encoding DUF2288 domain-containing protein has product MTQEPSTLYAKLLGETASITWKELEPFFAKGALLWVDPSLDLIAAAEAVATDEGEKVAAWLAADTLAKLSETRALDLFERDPQLWAVVVSPWILIQERATN; this is encoded by the coding sequence ATGACTCAAGAACCTAGCACCCTCTATGCCAAGCTGCTTGGTGAGACCGCATCTATTACCTGGAAGGAACTGGAACCGTTCTTTGCCAAGGGTGCCCTATTGTGGGTCGACCCAAGCCTGGATTTGATCGCTGCCGCCGAAGCCGTGGCCACGGATGAAGGCGAGAAAGTGGCTGCCTGGCTGGCCGCCGACACCCTCGCCAAGCTCTCTGAAACGCGGGCGCTGGATCTTTTCGAGCGCGACCCTCAGTTGTGGGCGGTAGTGGTTTCGCCGTGGATTCTGATCCAGGAAAGGGCGACGAACTGA
- a CDS encoding NAD(P)-dependent oxidoreductase gives MMAALPSLGFAGIGLMGLPMCRRLLAVGYPLTVWNRNPDKCAPLVEAGARQVATPAELCEHADVVMLCLADTAVVREVVFGPTGVAERGKNGQLLVDFSSLEPTATREMATELARKTGMGWLDAPVSGGVVGAEAGSLAIMVGGAATDLERVRPVLLSLGKRVTHMGAIGAGQVTKACNQMIVACNALVIAEVVALAERSGVDASLIAEALAGGFADSKPLQILAPQMAESRFEPVKWHVRTLLKDLDTAVKFSREQGSATPISGLAAQLMRLHGGQGFLEKDPSTLVQLYREPDSAD, from the coding sequence ATGATGGCAGCGTTACCTTCACTGGGGTTCGCCGGGATCGGCTTGATGGGCTTGCCAATGTGCCGGCGTCTGCTGGCGGTGGGCTATCCGCTGACGGTGTGGAACCGCAATCCGGACAAGTGCGCGCCGCTGGTCGAGGCTGGTGCACGGCAGGTCGCGACGCCCGCTGAGCTGTGCGAACACGCGGATGTGGTGATGCTGTGCCTGGCGGACACGGCGGTGGTGCGTGAGGTGGTGTTCGGCCCGACAGGCGTTGCCGAGCGTGGGAAAAACGGCCAGTTGCTGGTGGATTTTTCCAGCCTTGAGCCCACCGCCACGCGGGAAATGGCGACAGAACTTGCCAGAAAAACCGGCATGGGTTGGCTGGATGCGCCAGTGTCGGGCGGAGTAGTCGGTGCCGAGGCGGGCAGCCTGGCGATCATGGTCGGTGGCGCAGCGACGGATCTTGAGCGGGTGCGGCCGGTGCTGCTGAGTCTGGGAAAACGCGTGACGCACATGGGCGCCATCGGTGCCGGCCAGGTGACCAAGGCCTGCAATCAGATGATCGTCGCCTGCAATGCGCTGGTGATTGCCGAAGTCGTGGCGTTGGCCGAACGTTCCGGCGTTGACGCCAGTCTGATCGCCGAAGCGCTGGCCGGCGGTTTCGCTGATTCAAAACCCTTGCAGATCCTCGCCCCGCAAATGGCCGAGAGCCGTTTCGAACCGGTGAAATGGCACGTGCGCACGCTGCTCAAGGATCTGGACACCGCAGTGAAATTCTCGCGCGAACAAGGTTCGGCCACGCCGATCAGCGGATTGGCCGCACAACTGATGCGCCTGCATGGGGGCCAGGGCTTTTTGGAAAAGGATCCGTCAACGTTAGTGCAGCTATACCGCGAGCCAGACTCAGCGGATTGA
- a CDS encoding putative bifunctional diguanylate cyclase/phosphodiesterase — protein sequence MEWLGLQFVTELPQNGQVILNCTYNPFLVLLAYVVACAAGFATLDMTERVGHVEKSGSQRLWRWVGAGCLAGGIWAMHFISMLAFQAPIEIHYQLPITLLSLLFALTASWLAMHTLSHPDLNFWQYLRAAIWIGLGIATMHYVGMAAMRSVATAYYHPALFALSIVIAIGASLAALLISSRLRDGNGTFHQLLKFTASLVLGAGIVSMHFTGMAALSLTLPVNSLPTLPTENSHLQLGLTVAIMTLLIIGSCISAALADKKLQNKEHDLRRVNALLSQLDQARMSLQQVAHYDALTNLINRRGFNQIFAEKLIEKTNEGGMLAVMFLDIDHFKRINDALSHAVGDELLKVLAGHIKGSVRSHDDVVARFGGDEFCILIGLHDREEARHMAQRIMLKMKDPIELSGRRMVMTTSIGISLFPEDGTTCEDLLKNADLALYQSKGGGRNSLHFFSSNLRTRATMELQLEEELRHALREDAGLMLYYQPIYDLKTGQVTKLEALIRWQHPTHGLLTPDRFIAIAEANGLIAELDNWVLRKACEDLGELSRHGCEELKIAVNCSPINLAREELADEIEHVLRVTGVEPQRLELEVTENALMGNIANTLVLLRQIRALGVSLSIDDFGTGYSSLAYLKRLPLNTLKIDRSFIQDIPKASQDMEIVQAIIVMAHTLHLQVVTEGVETFEQYEFLERHGCDFVQGYLLSRPVPLEELRPVLDEINQRKHTHTVNPLSLARGIAALTLTDPFPKSPGPHAGASVVRPIR from the coding sequence ATGGAGTGGCTTGGTTTGCAGTTCGTTACCGAGCTGCCGCAGAACGGGCAGGTCATCCTCAACTGTACGTACAACCCCTTTCTGGTGCTGTTGGCCTACGTAGTGGCCTGTGCGGCCGGTTTCGCCACACTGGACATGACCGAACGGGTCGGCCACGTGGAAAAGTCCGGTTCCCAGCGGCTCTGGCGCTGGGTCGGTGCCGGGTGCCTGGCGGGCGGGATCTGGGCCATGCATTTCATCAGCATGCTGGCGTTCCAGGCGCCGATCGAGATTCACTACCAACTGCCCATCACCCTGCTCTCGCTGTTATTCGCCCTGACCGCATCGTGGCTGGCCATGCACACGCTCAGTCATCCTGACCTCAATTTCTGGCAATACCTGCGCGCCGCGATCTGGATCGGATTGGGCATCGCAACGATGCACTATGTGGGGATGGCCGCCATGCGTTCGGTGGCGACGGCTTATTACCACCCAGCCCTGTTTGCGCTTTCCATCGTGATCGCGATTGGCGCCAGCCTCGCCGCACTGTTGATTTCCAGTCGCCTGCGCGATGGCAACGGCACGTTTCATCAACTGCTCAAATTCACCGCCAGCCTGGTGCTTGGCGCCGGTATCGTCAGCATGCATTTCACCGGCATGGCGGCGTTAAGTCTGACGCTGCCCGTCAACAGCCTGCCAACGCTACCCACTGAAAACAGCCATCTGCAACTGGGGCTGACGGTGGCGATCATGACCCTGCTGATCATCGGCAGCTGCATCAGCGCGGCATTGGCCGACAAGAAACTGCAAAACAAGGAACACGACCTGCGCCGGGTCAACGCCCTGCTCAGCCAACTGGACCAGGCGCGCATGTCGCTGCAACAGGTGGCGCACTACGACGCCCTGACCAACCTGATCAACCGCCGTGGTTTCAATCAGATCTTTGCCGAGAAGCTGATCGAGAAAACCAACGAGGGCGGCATGCTCGCGGTGATGTTCCTCGACATCGACCACTTCAAGCGCATCAACGACGCCCTGTCCCACGCGGTCGGCGACGAGTTGCTCAAAGTGCTGGCCGGGCACATCAAGGGTTCGGTCCGCAGCCACGACGATGTGGTGGCGCGTTTCGGCGGCGACGAGTTCTGCATCCTCATCGGCCTGCACGACCGCGAAGAAGCCCGGCACATGGCCCAGCGCATCATGCTGAAAATGAAGGACCCCATCGAGCTGTCGGGACGGCGCATGGTCATGACCACCAGCATCGGCATCAGCCTGTTCCCCGAAGACGGCACGACCTGCGAGGACCTGCTGAAAAACGCCGACCTGGCGCTGTATCAATCCAAGGGCGGCGGTCGCAATAGCCTGCACTTCTTCAGCTCGAACCTCAGAACCCGGGCCACCATGGAGCTGCAACTGGAAGAAGAACTGCGCCACGCACTGCGCGAAGACGCCGGGCTGATGCTGTATTACCAACCGATCTACGACCTGAAAACCGGCCAGGTCACCAAGCTTGAAGCACTGATTCGCTGGCAACACCCGACTCACGGTTTGCTCACGCCGGACCGGTTCATCGCCATTGCCGAAGCCAACGGATTGATCGCAGAGCTGGACAACTGGGTGCTGCGCAAGGCCTGTGAAGACTTGGGCGAATTGTCCCGCCACGGCTGTGAAGAGTTGAAAATTGCAGTGAACTGCTCACCGATTAACCTGGCACGCGAAGAACTGGCTGACGAAATCGAGCACGTCCTGCGCGTAACCGGAGTGGAGCCCCAGCGCCTGGAGCTGGAAGTCACGGAAAACGCGCTGATGGGCAATATCGCCAATACCCTGGTGCTGCTGCGGCAGATTCGCGCCCTCGGCGTGTCGCTGTCGATCGACGATTTCGGCACCGGCTACTCTTCCCTGGCTTACCTCAAGCGCCTGCCGCTGAACACGCTGAAGATTGATCGCTCATTCATCCAGGACATCCCCAAGGCGTCCCAGGACATGGAAATCGTCCAGGCAATCATCGTCATGGCGCATACCCTGCATTTGCAGGTGGTCACCGAAGGCGTCGAGACCTTCGAGCAATACGAATTTCTTGAACGCCACGGCTGCGATTTCGTCCAGGGTTACCTGCTCAGCCGTCCGGTGCCGCTGGAGGAATTACGCCCGGTGCTGGACGAAATCAACCAGCGCAAGCACACGCACACGGTCAATCCGCTGAGTCTGGCTCGCGGTATAGCTGCACTAACGTTGACGGATCCTTTTCCAAAAAGCCCTGGCCCCCATGCAGGCGCATCAGTTGTGCGGCCAATCCGCTGA
- a CDS encoding YkgJ family cysteine cluster protein, which yields MSEASPCLNCGACCSHFRVSFFWGECTSAGGTVPDDLVAPISPSRVAMLGTDCKPTRCVGLVGEVGSTVQCSIYDQRSSTCREFDASWANGEANVDCDAARAAFGLPALQPEFEIAV from the coding sequence ATGTCCGAAGCCAGTCCGTGTCTGAATTGCGGTGCCTGCTGTTCTCATTTTCGCGTGTCTTTTTTCTGGGGTGAATGCACCTCGGCCGGGGGTACGGTGCCCGACGATCTGGTCGCGCCGATCAGCCCCAGCAGGGTCGCCATGCTCGGCACCGACTGCAAACCCACCCGCTGCGTCGGGTTGGTCGGCGAGGTCGGCAGTACCGTGCAGTGCTCGATTTACGATCAGCGTTCCAGCACTTGCCGGGAGTTCGATGCGTCCTGGGCCAATGGCGAAGCGAACGTGGATTGCGATGCGGCGCGGGCTGCATTCGGCCTGCCGGCGCTGCAACCCGAGTTCGAAATAGCGGTATGA
- a CDS encoding spinster family MFS transporter, which produces MQNSTQAANAWRILFLLFLANLFNFFDRTIPAIIIEPIRKEWHLSDFQLGIIGTAFTIVYAIAGLPLGRMADTGSRSKLMGWGLAVWSGLTAVNGLVGSFWGFLLVRMGIGIGEASYAPAANSLIGDLFPAHRRARAMGIFMLGLPLGLLLAFFTIGAMVKAFDSWRAPFFIAAVPGLILAIFMFFIKEPKRGAAESVQVSQERVDRPIRRVLAVPTFLWLVLAGLCFNFATYACNSFLVPMLQRYFLMPLQEAAVATGVIVGVTGLFGLTLGGWIADKIHQRVANGRLLFAAFSLIISTVCTAWALHAGRIEIGVFVAVFSLGWLFAYNFYTCVYTAIQDVVEPRLRATAMAMFFAGLYLLGGGLGPVVVGGLSDHFAHSAMLTEGAEQMTEAFKAIGLHDAMYLIPVALFFTMVFLFMASRCFVRDAKRMKDGLVAVVEPEGAAVTA; this is translated from the coding sequence ATGCAGAACTCGACCCAAGCGGCGAATGCCTGGCGCATTCTGTTCCTGCTGTTCCTGGCCAACCTGTTCAACTTCTTCGACCGCACCATCCCCGCCATCATTATTGAGCCCATCCGTAAGGAATGGCACCTCAGCGACTTTCAGCTTGGGATCATCGGCACCGCGTTCACCATCGTCTACGCGATTGCCGGTCTGCCGCTGGGGCGAATGGCCGATACCGGTTCGCGCAGCAAGTTAATGGGCTGGGGCCTCGCGGTGTGGAGCGGGTTGACGGCGGTCAATGGCCTGGTCGGCAGTTTCTGGGGCTTCCTGCTGGTGCGCATGGGCATCGGCATCGGTGAAGCCAGTTACGCGCCAGCGGCCAACTCGCTGATTGGCGACCTGTTCCCGGCCCACCGTCGGGCGCGAGCCATGGGGATTTTCATGCTCGGGCTGCCGCTGGGCCTGCTGTTGGCGTTCTTCACCATCGGCGCGATGGTCAAGGCTTTCGATAGCTGGCGCGCACCGTTCTTTATCGCGGCGGTGCCGGGGTTGATCCTGGCGATCTTCATGTTCTTCATTAAAGAACCGAAACGCGGCGCAGCGGAAAGCGTGCAAGTGTCCCAGGAACGTGTGGACCGGCCGATCCGTCGCGTACTGGCCGTGCCGACGTTCCTCTGGCTGGTGCTGGCAGGGCTGTGCTTCAACTTCGCGACCTATGCCTGCAACTCGTTCCTGGTGCCGATGCTGCAGCGCTATTTCCTGATGCCGTTGCAGGAAGCGGCGGTGGCGACCGGGGTGATCGTCGGCGTGACCGGGCTGTTCGGCTTGACCCTGGGCGGCTGGATCGCCGACAAGATTCACCAGCGTGTGGCCAATGGGCGACTGTTGTTTGCCGCGTTCAGTTTGATCATCTCGACGGTGTGCACCGCGTGGGCGCTGCATGCCGGGCGCATTGAAATCGGGGTGTTTGTCGCGGTGTTCAGTCTGGGCTGGCTGTTTGCCTACAACTTCTACACCTGCGTTTATACGGCGATTCAGGACGTGGTCGAACCGCGCCTGCGGGCAACGGCCATGGCGATGTTCTTTGCCGGGTTGTATTTGTTGGGCGGTGGATTGGGGCCGGTGGTGGTCGGTGGGTTATCCGATCACTTTGCGCATTCGGCGATGCTGACGGAGGGTGCCGAGCAGATGACCGAAGCGTTCAAGGCTATCGGTCTGCATGACGCGATGTACTTGATCCCGGTGGCGCTGTTTTTCACCATGGTGTTTCTATTTATGGCGTCGCGGTGTTTTGTGCGTGATGCAAAGCGGATGAAGGACGGGTTGGTGGCTGTCGTTGAGCCTGAAGGTGCTGCGGTGACTGCGTAA
- a CDS encoding aspartate-semialdehyde dehydrogenase — MLQPMLPLSAVPITSQQDPIRQRPDIPPVVPVQESSSDSTIDMQKRDPEEAALQLREEQRRKQEQDRRRREADEDPEEHLAIPGDELNADNTVPVAPLIDDQPRQGLWVDIQI; from the coding sequence ATGCTGCAACCGATGCTGCCCTTGAGTGCCGTGCCGATCACCTCACAGCAGGACCCGATCCGCCAGCGCCCGGACATTCCGCCGGTAGTGCCTGTGCAGGAAAGCTCCAGCGACAGCACGATCGACATGCAAAAACGCGACCCGGAAGAGGCCGCCCTGCAACTGCGCGAAGAACAGCGCCGAAAGCAGGAGCAAGATCGCCGCCGTCGCGAGGCCGATGAGGACCCGGAAGAACACCTGGCGATTCCCGGTGACGAACTCAATGCCGACAACACTGTGCCGGTCGCACCGTTGATAGACGATCAGCCGCGCCAAGGGCTTTGGGTCGATATCCAGATCTAA
- a CDS encoding aminotransferase class V-fold PLP-dependent enzyme, producing MNRAEVERLRAATPGCARVIHFNHAGASLPSQATLDAIREQLQREALGGPMEAADQSIQARARTAAATLLNTVPETIAFASSGSAAWGMAFNALGPWQTGDRILVGRHEWGGNLACIARAVSAGAQLEIIPCDETGAVSVSALVQMIDPKVKLIALTWLPANGGLINPAEAIGVVAQQHGIAYFIDAGQALGQLPCDVQALNCDVLKGAGRKFLRGPRGTALLYIRPGFVERLKPTQLDVFSAPWDGEGFALRNDARRFESSEVSVALLAGLANALEECNGWGVSNIRQRIDSLSRRLREQLITIPGLTLHNLGLADHQSGLIAFTLKGWDSVELKQRLAQHGINIGANGVAYTPLDMQARRLESIARIAVSYLNTEEEIDVLLGNLGEMARDDGV from the coding sequence ATGAACCGTGCCGAAGTGGAGCGTTTGCGGGCGGCCACTCCGGGTTGCGCCCGCGTGATTCACTTCAACCATGCGGGCGCCTCGCTGCCAAGCCAGGCGACCCTCGACGCGATCCGCGAGCAATTGCAACGCGAAGCCCTCGGCGGTCCGATGGAGGCCGCCGATCAAAGCATCCAGGCCCGCGCCCGAACGGCGGCGGCGACCCTGCTGAACACCGTGCCCGAAACCATCGCCTTCGCCAGCAGCGGCTCGGCGGCCTGGGGCATGGCGTTCAACGCGCTTGGACCTTGGCAAACCGGCGACCGGATTCTGGTCGGCCGCCACGAATGGGGCGGCAATCTGGCGTGCATCGCCCGGGCTGTCAGCGCTGGCGCGCAACTGGAGATAATCCCCTGCGACGAAACGGGCGCGGTGTCCGTAAGTGCCCTGGTGCAAATGATCGACCCAAAAGTGAAGTTGATCGCCCTGACGTGGCTGCCCGCCAACGGTGGCCTGATCAATCCCGCCGAGGCGATTGGCGTGGTGGCGCAACAACACGGCATCGCTTATTTCATCGACGCCGGCCAGGCGCTAGGGCAATTGCCCTGTGATGTCCAGGCGCTGAACTGCGATGTGCTCAAGGGCGCCGGGCGCAAATTCCTCCGAGGGCCTCGAGGAACGGCACTGCTTTACATAAGGCCGGGATTTGTGGAGCGGCTAAAACCGACTCAACTCGATGTGTTTTCAGCCCCGTGGGACGGTGAAGGCTTTGCCCTGCGCAACGATGCCCGGCGCTTTGAAAGCAGCGAAGTGTCTGTGGCCTTGCTGGCCGGGTTGGCGAATGCGCTGGAAGAATGCAACGGTTGGGGCGTTTCAAACATCCGTCAGCGGATCGATTCGCTCAGTCGGCGCTTGCGCGAACAGCTCATAACGATCCCCGGCCTGACACTGCACAACCTCGGCCTGGCCGATCATCAATCCGGGCTGATCGCGTTCACGCTCAAGGGTTGGGACAGCGTCGAGCTCAAGCAACGGTTGGCACAGCATGGGATCAACATCGGCGCCAATGGTGTGGCCTATACACCGTTGGATATGCAGGCCAGAAGACTCGAGAGCATTGCGCGGATTGCAGTGAGTTATTTGAACACCGAGGAGGAGATTGATGTGTTGTTGGGGAATCTGGGGGAAATGGCCAGAGACGACGGCGTCTGA
- a CDS encoding RidA family protein, with protein sequence MTDSLAQRVQQLGLKLPTPSQPIANYVNHVVSQNQLYISGQIPMLDGKPAFVGRLGDAISEEEGANAAELAALGLLAQLSDALGDDLSKLVRIIRLGVFIASSAEFQRQGAVANGASNLLVNALGEKGRHVRTAVGVSSLPGGVAVEIDAIFELKP encoded by the coding sequence ATGACCGATTCACTCGCCCAACGCGTCCAGCAACTCGGCCTGAAGCTGCCAACCCCAAGCCAGCCGATCGCCAACTACGTCAACCATGTGGTCAGTCAGAACCAGCTCTACATTTCGGGGCAGATTCCGATGCTCGACGGCAAACCAGCCTTCGTCGGACGACTCGGCGACGCAATCTCCGAAGAAGAAGGTGCCAACGCCGCTGAACTGGCGGCATTGGGCTTACTCGCGCAACTGAGCGATGCATTGGGCGATGACCTCTCAAAACTGGTGCGAATCATCCGTCTCGGCGTATTTATCGCCAGCTCCGCAGAATTCCAGCGCCAGGGCGCGGTGGCCAACGGCGCGTCGAACCTGCTGGTCAATGCTCTCGGCGAGAAAGGGCGGCATGTACGTACGGCTGTTGGTGTTTCCAGCCTGCCGGGCGGTGTAGCCGTGGAAATCGACGCGATTTTCGAGCTCAAACCATGA
- a CDS encoding LysR substrate-binding domain-containing protein, with product MELHQDLPPLMALRAFEAVARHLSFIKAADELSVTQSAISHQVQKLEQFLNQRLFIRRTRAIDLTPAGESYYRKIQPALESIASATRELRGNEQQEATLRIGLLASFATLWLAPRLAGFNARYPQIHVELLPSVQLADVSGGEVDLAIRYGKGGWPKVQARRFMLETLTPVCSPAFKAQGVDKGPLLMAKSYQPFEWTDWSARNAVDLSHYPSVMLHDYNIVVEAAVAGQGIAMGRQHLIERRLKEGALVEAFDTPPFLGEIGYWLVTPDRPPSHAAECFAQWLNEIVDT from the coding sequence GTGGAATTGCACCAGGACCTGCCGCCCTTGATGGCCCTGCGCGCCTTCGAGGCCGTGGCCCGCCATTTGAGTTTCATCAAGGCTGCCGATGAGCTGTCGGTGACCCAAAGTGCAATCAGCCATCAGGTGCAGAAACTCGAGCAATTCCTCAACCAGCGACTGTTTATTCGCCGCACCCGGGCCATCGATCTGACACCGGCCGGCGAAAGCTATTACCGCAAGATTCAACCTGCGCTGGAATCCATCGCCTCGGCCACCCGTGAACTACGCGGTAATGAACAACAGGAAGCCACCCTACGCATCGGCCTGCTCGCTTCGTTCGCCACCCTGTGGCTGGCACCGCGACTGGCCGGTTTTAACGCGCGCTATCCCCAGATTCATGTGGAACTGCTGCCCTCGGTGCAATTGGCCGACGTCAGCGGCGGCGAAGTAGACCTCGCGATCCGCTACGGCAAGGGCGGCTGGCCCAAGGTCCAGGCCCGGCGATTCATGCTGGAAACGCTCACCCCAGTGTGCAGCCCAGCGTTCAAGGCGCAAGGCGTCGACAAAGGCCCGTTGCTCATGGCCAAGTCCTACCAGCCGTTCGAGTGGACAGACTGGAGCGCCCGTAACGCCGTCGACCTCAGCCATTACCCCAGCGTGATGCTCCACGACTACAACATCGTCGTCGAAGCCGCCGTGGCCGGCCAAGGCATCGCCATGGGCCGCCAACACTTGATCGAACGCCGGCTCAAGGAAGGCGCGCTGGTAGAAGCCTTCGATACCCCGCCATTCCTTGGCGAGATCGGCTATTGGCTGGTCACCCCGGATCGCCCGCCCAGCCATGCGGCCGAATGCTTCGCCCAATGGTTGAATGAAATCGTCGACACATGA
- the ccoM gene encoding cytochrome c oxidase subunit CcoM, translated as MFFDNVVIAGVLTVGLMVLFFAGFGYFIWKDSHKRKP; from the coding sequence ATGTTTTTCGATAACGTGGTGATCGCCGGAGTGCTGACAGTCGGCCTCATGGTTCTGTTTTTTGCAGGGTTTGGATATTTCATCTGGAAGGATTCCCATAAGCGCAAACCGTAG